A region from the Ptychodera flava strain L36383 chromosome 12, AS_Pfla_20210202, whole genome shotgun sequence genome encodes:
- the LOC139144754 gene encoding LIM/homeobox protein Lhx5-like isoform X2, whose protein sequence is MVQLCAGCDRPILDRFLLNVLDRAWHVNCVQCCDCKSKLTDKCFSRDGRLYCRSDFVRRYGTKCAGCSQGISPNDLVRRARNQVFHLKCFTCMVCHKQLSTGEELYVVDENQFICKDDYMSSKSPSDSPETDLVGGHLSNGVVNSNGFGLSNGNVNSLLHSPPSLVNQPATPAPPPSAPVPPPAQTPMDDTESQPTPPTQGDLEEDEDDKDDLSSISESVEPSTNSNDGSHTNGDLNTNNNGGMNNGTPATTPTNNENTDSNNVTGTKRRGPRTTIKAKQLETLKAAFNATPKPTRHIREQLAQETGLNMRVIQVWFQNRRSKERRMKQLSALGARRHHFFRNPRRMRALRTAIGGPYDIENASDMMGNPGFNYSPEYGAPADNFGTQGYYDIFPGQQPTPDGQQGDMPFIPASQAGHAPLPNMEQALQHQQPNIGGLPPDAYLHPKDMGSPSPDHMTMHVNEGFNGDRFLPPRSMAGGPGFNSLSHPPPDMSEAAVW, encoded by the exons ATGGTTCAATTGTGCGCTGGCTGTGACAGACCTATTTTGGACAGGTTCCTCTTGAACGTACTCGACAGAGCTTGGCACGTGAACTGTGTCCAGTGTTGCGACTGCAAATCCAAACTGACCGACAAGTGTTTTTCAAGAGATGGCAGGCTTTATTGCCGAAGCGATTTCGTCAG GCGATACGGTACAAAATGTGCCGGCTGTTCTCAGGGCATTTCACCCAACGATCTAGTCCGTCGAGCCCGCAATCAAGTGTTCCACCTCAAATGTTTTACATGTATGGTGTGTCATAAGCAACTGTCGACAGGCGAAGAACTCTACGTCGTCGACGAGAACCAGTTCATTTGTAAAGACGACTACATGAGCAGTAAATCCCCGTCAG ATTCACCTGAGACGGATCTCGTTGGAGGTCATCTGAGCAATGGAGTGGTCAACTCGAACGGCTTCGGCCTTTCAAACGGAAATGTCAACTCACTTCTGCACAGCCCACCGAGTCTGGTGAACCAACCGGCCACGCCGGCGCCCCCTCCGTCGGCACCCGTCCCCCCGCCGGCGCAGACGCCGATGGACGACACGGAGAGCCAGCCGACACCGCCGACGCAGGGGGACTTGGAGGAGGACGAAGACGACAAGGACGACCTGTCGTCGATAAGCGAGAGCGTGGAGCCGAGTACGAACTCGAACGACGGCTCCCACACGAACGGTGACTTAAACACAAATAACAACGGTGGCATGAATAACGGAACGCCCGCCACCACTCCGACGAACAATGAGAATACGGACTCAAATAACGTTACAGGAACTAAACGACGGGGACCACGTACCACTATCAAAGCTAAACAGTTGGAAACCTTAAAAGCAGCATTCAATGCCACGCCAAAACCCACACGACACATTCGAGAGCAACTGGCTCAGGAAACCGGACTTAATATGCGAGTTATTCAG GTATGGTTCCAGAACCGGAGGTCGAAAGAGCGGCGTATGAAGCAGCTCAGTGCGCTAGGAGCAAGGCGACACCATTTCTTTCGGAATCCTCGCAGGATGCGGGCGCTCCGAACGGCCATAGGTGGACCCTACGACATTGAAAACGCCTCTGATATGATGGGTAACCCGGGCTTTAATTACTCACCAG AGTATGGTGCGCCCGCTGATAACTTCGGCACCCAGGGATATTACGATATATTCCCAGGACAGCAGCCCACGCCAGACGGACAGCAGGGAGATATGCCGTTCATCCCCGCGTCGCAGGCAGGACACGCTCCGCTGCCAAACATGGAACAGGCCCTGCAACACCAACAGCCGAACATTGGCGGACTGCCACCTGACGCCTACCTTCATCCGAAGGACATGGGCTCGCCCAGTCCCGATCACATGACCATGCACGTAAACGAAGGTTTCAATGGCGATCGTTTCTTGCCGCCCCGTTCGATGGCAGGGGGTCCAGGATTCAACTCATTGTCACACCCACCTCCAGACATGAGCGAAGCAGCCG
- the LOC139144754 gene encoding LIM/homeobox protein Lhx5-like isoform X1, whose amino-acid sequence MVQLCAGCDRPILDRFLLNVLDRAWHVNCVQCCDCKSKLTDKCFSRDGRLYCRSDFVRRYGTKCAGCSQGISPNDLVRRARNQVFHLKCFTCMVCHKQLSTGEELYVVDENQFICKDDYMSSKSPSADSPETDLVGGHLSNGVVNSNGFGLSNGNVNSLLHSPPSLVNQPATPAPPPSAPVPPPAQTPMDDTESQPTPPTQGDLEEDEDDKDDLSSISESVEPSTNSNDGSHTNGDLNTNNNGGMNNGTPATTPTNNENTDSNNVTGTKRRGPRTTIKAKQLETLKAAFNATPKPTRHIREQLAQETGLNMRVIQVWFQNRRSKERRMKQLSALGARRHHFFRNPRRMRALRTAIGGPYDIENASDMMGNPGFNYSPEYGAPADNFGTQGYYDIFPGQQPTPDGQQGDMPFIPASQAGHAPLPNMEQALQHQQPNIGGLPPDAYLHPKDMGSPSPDHMTMHVNEGFNGDRFLPPRSMAGGPGFNSLSHPPPDMSEAAVW is encoded by the exons ATGGTTCAATTGTGCGCTGGCTGTGACAGACCTATTTTGGACAGGTTCCTCTTGAACGTACTCGACAGAGCTTGGCACGTGAACTGTGTCCAGTGTTGCGACTGCAAATCCAAACTGACCGACAAGTGTTTTTCAAGAGATGGCAGGCTTTATTGCCGAAGCGATTTCGTCAG GCGATACGGTACAAAATGTGCCGGCTGTTCTCAGGGCATTTCACCCAACGATCTAGTCCGTCGAGCCCGCAATCAAGTGTTCCACCTCAAATGTTTTACATGTATGGTGTGTCATAAGCAACTGTCGACAGGCGAAGAACTCTACGTCGTCGACGAGAACCAGTTCATTTGTAAAGACGACTACATGAGCAGTAAATCCCCGTCAG CAGATTCACCTGAGACGGATCTCGTTGGAGGTCATCTGAGCAATGGAGTGGTCAACTCGAACGGCTTCGGCCTTTCAAACGGAAATGTCAACTCACTTCTGCACAGCCCACCGAGTCTGGTGAACCAACCGGCCACGCCGGCGCCCCCTCCGTCGGCACCCGTCCCCCCGCCGGCGCAGACGCCGATGGACGACACGGAGAGCCAGCCGACACCGCCGACGCAGGGGGACTTGGAGGAGGACGAAGACGACAAGGACGACCTGTCGTCGATAAGCGAGAGCGTGGAGCCGAGTACGAACTCGAACGACGGCTCCCACACGAACGGTGACTTAAACACAAATAACAACGGTGGCATGAATAACGGAACGCCCGCCACCACTCCGACGAACAATGAGAATACGGACTCAAATAACGTTACAGGAACTAAACGACGGGGACCACGTACCACTATCAAAGCTAAACAGTTGGAAACCTTAAAAGCAGCATTCAATGCCACGCCAAAACCCACACGACACATTCGAGAGCAACTGGCTCAGGAAACCGGACTTAATATGCGAGTTATTCAG GTATGGTTCCAGAACCGGAGGTCGAAAGAGCGGCGTATGAAGCAGCTCAGTGCGCTAGGAGCAAGGCGACACCATTTCTTTCGGAATCCTCGCAGGATGCGGGCGCTCCGAACGGCCATAGGTGGACCCTACGACATTGAAAACGCCTCTGATATGATGGGTAACCCGGGCTTTAATTACTCACCAG AGTATGGTGCGCCCGCTGATAACTTCGGCACCCAGGGATATTACGATATATTCCCAGGACAGCAGCCCACGCCAGACGGACAGCAGGGAGATATGCCGTTCATCCCCGCGTCGCAGGCAGGACACGCTCCGCTGCCAAACATGGAACAGGCCCTGCAACACCAACAGCCGAACATTGGCGGACTGCCACCTGACGCCTACCTTCATCCGAAGGACATGGGCTCGCCCAGTCCCGATCACATGACCATGCACGTAAACGAAGGTTTCAATGGCGATCGTTTCTTGCCGCCCCGTTCGATGGCAGGGGGTCCAGGATTCAACTCATTGTCACACCCACCTCCAGACATGAGCGAAGCAGCCG